Below is a window of Garra rufa chromosome 24, GarRuf1.0, whole genome shotgun sequence DNA.
TAGAAGAGCTCAGTGACTTACTTGCGAGTCTCCACGTGTCTGGCGGTGGAGAGGAGAGAGGGGAACTGGGCGTCGCTGAAGATCTCTGGAGGCCCTTGAGCTGGCCCTCTCTTAGTTGTTGTTAACCGGGCCCCTGGGGGACGATACACGCCAGGTGCTTTGGGCTCAGGAACTTCAACTTCCTCAACTAACAGGAAATGAGAAAGATTAGTGCTTAGGAACTCATCTCAACTGATACTTCCATTACTTGGCCATTTATATTAACACTGCCGACTTACCCGGAGCAGCTGAAGGGGGGCCGCCTGATTTATTCCAGGGTCCAGAGACTTTATCACCACTGACCAGGATGATTTCACCATCCTCACCCACTTCCTCCTTCTCGTACTCTTCCTCTTCCTTCTCATCACtgtcagacagacagaccaacataAAATTGAGATGTGCTGTGCATTAATTCAGTGTTCTGAGACATTTACGTGTTAAAATTTGGTTTCTGAAAACatgtttgggggaaaaaaaaaaaacatcatggaGATCATACAAAGCACCAATGACACAACGACCAGTTGTGTTTACCTGAACTCAAGTAATGAAACTTACGAAATGAAAGTACCATGTAAACAGAATTTATGATTAGTAAAAATTCATTAGATGTCTATTGTTTGCGGTTCACACCTCATTTGCATGGCCTGGAGTCGGAGTCCAGTGTAGTCCACCTCCTTCTGCTCAAATTCCTTCCATTCCTCATCCTCCTGGAAAAGAGAGAAGTGACACTTCATTGTTTCATTAACTCATTTTTAGAGAATTCCAGAAAGTACAAGAACCAAGTTTATATTTTGAGAACTGAAGTGGAGTCAGTCACAGCATCTAGTCCTTCATCTTTAGTGTATTGATTATCAATGTAACTTATAAATGAAGTCATGTAATGTAATATATAAGTGAAACCTCGGTAATGAACAGCAGGAGAGGCTTCGACGGTGCAGTGCtttgtgggatatgtagtttttcGACTATCAGATGTGTAAAGCGGTCGCCATTagccaaaatagacgctaaaggAATAAATAACAGGCAGGCGCCATGGAGAGGAGAGGACCCGCAGCtgataagcgcgtctataagcaTTTAtagtgcttctattcaggtttgtgaTATACTTGTAATTAGTTTGAAACGTGAAAGCCAccaaacaatctgctaagctatgtattgagtgtatgtattgaatattgacagtaaagtacagtaggtgtttcagtaaatacacaggcaaacataaaaatgaaacataattcagtcaataatcaagaaaagtgctatggtacatagtaaaataggattctaaggggtaatgtgctttataaaccAGTTTTTGCAAAGGAAACACAcaaggacacttttagggggaaaaagggGCAATGTGACTCtcttcggttataattcaataacttctagttagaaactgttatatgaaaaaccTAGTGAGACCTAgtttaatcaaacaaaacaagttGCAGAGTGCTGAGACACACAGAACCTGAATTACAGACTTTCAAACaaaaacttctgaaaaaaaataatcaaaaagtgcctatgtttttttttgttttaactgtaatatttgaaacctatataatattatttataaagaattatggTGCTATTTtgtagtttaaatggttttctttacaatgagaccatttttttttttaattcctccattgtatgtgtataggggaaccatttgaatttggGTAGGGAAAATGCAGACGGAAATCCCCAAAatagctgcagagcttaaggggttaagaCACAACTAttcaaaaatctggaatctgagggtgcaaaaaaatctaagtactgagaaaatcgcctttgaagttgtccaaatgaagttcttagccatgcatactacaaatcaaaaattaagttttgatgttaAGGGttgggaaattgacaaaatatcttcatggaacacgatcattacttaatatctttgtgatttttgtcataaaagaaaaatttatctttttgacccatacaatgcattttttgctattgctacaaatatacctgtgctacttatgactggttttgtgatccagttTGACTTTTTCAAAACTCTTCACATAGTTTTCCTAACCAACTTTCAGACAGCACAAAAGTTAGTTTCACATCCAAAATGCACATTTCATCAAATTATCAAATCTCCAATCAAGTCATTTTCCCCTTTTGTGTAGATCTACTGTGCAACGAAACTGAAAAACTAACAACTGCATAGTTGTTCAGCAACATCTACTTATTTTCATAGTACTTCAATTTAACATGGTATTACTGAACTGTACTTAACTTCTGcagttttgtattgtttttatacaAGTTCAATAATTTTGAAAATAGTGCAAATTGGCTTGTATGCACATAGAATTTTGATGAAATTCTgcgtctgagtgagaaaagagaGAAAAATCTGATTATTAGTGTGCATTAAGCTACATGGAGAAACACACTGCTCTTTATTAATTCTTAAGATGTACATTGTGTCATAGTTCAGTATGTTGCAGCCATGATTCAGCTCATAAAAACAAAGACATTTAGAACATAAGTGGTCTTAATATTAAAGACCACTAAAATCTTTACTTTTCTACTATTGGGTCTATTTTTCACTCCATCAGCCACTCAAATGCTTTCAAATCAGCTTGCATGTAAAATACCacggtagggctgtgcaattaatcgcaatcgcaaaaaaatcgcgatttaagcacatgcgatttctaaaccgcacaaggctgcgattttatctatccccccaacggcacccccgccccccttgaacgtcaagttcattttattttcgatatagcgccacatcacaaatagaagtcatttaaggttatctttcctatagaacaggtctatacatagttcttttattaaacatactaaatagccttatgttatttatcttatttacacgaaggcatggcatttctgtctcttcatggtcgcgtgattacaatgtctcctccaagaaaacacggactggatcgcggactaaaaagaccgttttaatatgaatccttcatgttccgtttgcttctgtatgtatgaatggtggagacgcgttttatttctttactacatgcagactgaagcacacgtgatgctcccgctaatttttggcatttgcatctcacatgaacagataaactcaatcgccaaatcgctgctgtgagtttcacttttaccgtttcatttgagcaaactagcatcatatacacacagaaacttcactgcaacctgtcaaaataaaagtacggtttaacatgtaacagaacaatattagtcctgtattacttttgtacagtataatgtaggtgtttatatattcctatttaaataatttacataaaataatatatatgataaaaaaaattacaacaagattaaccacttaattattatttaaacgttttaaactgaacataatttttcttccacgcattgattttaacagtaaatttctgtttgtttgacaaattaaaagggtttatttttcatttgattaaaaataaataaatgtttatgctttttcattatcagaaaaattaaaacaagaatttctaaaaaaaaaaaaaaaaaaaaaagcaaaagattttagaaccctcaaaatgttaaaatagagagttttggacttatttttccactgaaatgaatgtattcgttattgcacaaagtaggctaaagtgccgggaaaaaagtaaaatggcttatttattttatgttgtctgttttaaagacaattttactacagttttgtttattaaacttaatactatgttatttcatggtgaaatgttttgttatgcacttattgtgcactgaatacatttagaatgtatgtatgtagcttgtttgaaaaaaaaaaaaaaaaaaaaaaatcgcaaataaaatcgcaatcgcaatattccttcaaaaaatcgcaatatgattattttgtccatattgcacagccctatacCACGGTGCTGTATTTCACTCTAAAACACGTAGTGCATTGAATTAAATAAAAGCATTTGTGGTTCAATAATCACACTAAGCCATATTgtgattttggttttattttgaaCAATCCTGCAACCCTAATTTCCAGTGAAATTTAAAGTGCAGATCTATTCACACTCCAATACTATCCTCAACTCACTGTGCTTTAGAAAGGGATTCAGTTTCTGAACTACAAACAACGGATGTGTGAGACTGACAAATATATAGAGATCAGAGTGATTAACAATCAATATCTAACttgatgaaaaaaaatatttataatacaaaTAGATATTTATATGCAACAACATTGGGAACTTTGATAAAGACACatattcacccccctcacagttgacatgaagggcaaaactagctatatagaccaaaaccattttttgaaccaggctgtaaagatacttttttctgctgtaaagttgggcattttaacatggggactctcttttgcagccagtctctagcggccaatcgatgaattgcattttaagacacttccgtgttggtttcaatagagaaagcgggaggttgccccttgtaTGCAACACAGGTACTTCCCCCATCATGACTGgcttttttttgcacctttaacTGTAACAAGACGACTGACTGCCCATTTTACAGTTACAAGATGCATGTAAGCAACAGCGAGGTACGTTAAAGTCActaaaattagttaaaaaaaaaaaaaaaagtagagcaAGGACTTAGTTCTGTCTACAGGTTGCCAATTTGATTTTGAGATGTAGAAGTTCTCAAAAGTTAAGGCAGATGtggtctcagcctcagacgtcataAACAACGAACTGTTGGCTGAACATCTGATgcatatgacaaaaaaaaaattggaaacaCTTTATACGTTTGGAAGTCGTAATCTGATTAAATTCTAGAGGGATTCTTTAATGTTCCACCTGGAAACAAAGATGCCAACAATACGAACAAGGTTGCCAAGTTTTCATAACAAAACATGCCCAATTGCATTCTGGGGTGTAAATATTACATtagtggggtcgcttcaacccacagAGCTAAAAAACAACAAGCAGGCAACAGTGAAAAAGCTGCCCAATTCTGTGGTAAAACCATGGACTTGGCAACAAATGCGCAGCATATGCACACATAAATACTgcacttgtttcattactggatgaatcagcATGTAGAATgatgattcaatgacaaatacatttttttaaattacttgtGTCACCTAGTGGCAAAACAATGCAATTGACACAAGCATTATTTGAAAcaccaattactttcaaaagatacTCTAATTTTGTTTGCTAAAATAGACTGCAGTGTTTATctctagagatgctccgatcagtatttttggggccgatcaccgattaccgatcaccaagatcaaagaatggcaggggaatgggaatctttgatctataatctagcagagtttgcaccatttgtagaaatgaaactaattCTGAATTTACTATATCAAgaaaaactgtagaaataggctacagtcaagatcttgaagaaacaCCAAGTTAGGGTTGCAGACGATAGTATCatgtatcgacgatagttagagatgtcgccagttgctgatgctggtcctttgctgctttatgctggtcatgttgctggtcaaggaccagcataaaccagcaaaggaccagcattaaccagcaaaagaaccagcaaaggaccagcataaaccagctaaaacatacctaaccagcatatgctgtttttttagcagggtttgacgatagcaagacgattattattatccgtaaaaaaggcacctaactttagcgatgcagtgcagagagtcggttctaggatgcttcagaaacttgtcgtgatataaacacacgcatagagtatGCGCCTTTAATGCGCcgcatgggtaagagatttatttatattaaagtgcacctcgcactagactaggctatgttctttgatattgtaaatgttctttgcttgttatttgtagctgctttttaagacgatgtaaggattatattatccagcattgcagtcattaggataaaggtagtaaaatgtggtttaggctgaattaaatatgatatatcagaatccgtctgtatataggaaacataaacattcacctcagtaacatctatatgcgttcattagaattacgatgcgataaaatggcgctaaacatacgcacgtgaattacacgcgcaccgtttctcctcattctatatggactgaactacaacatgaactgatgacaatcagacatacagcggtaacattattgcaatatgacgggtatagaaagatacattcatttacattcaagcacgcacatttaccactcactgaagatagcagggaatgaaaccgaaagtaaacttaaacTTCTCCGCCAAAActagtcagcgctctgtacacgacttagtcacatgcccaataacaactacccttacaaaactaataaagaatttagtactcatgttgccattgctaagctccgctctgctgttgtttacctgtgcaccatgcatgcacgtgtgaaaaaaacctgcgagtaatttacgtcaagtgatcggcttttttgatcggcgcttttggggttcgccggtcaagctatttttagccaatatcggccgatcgtGATTggtggccgatcaatcggagcatcactattTATATCCGAACAATGATTTTTAATTCTGGTATTTCAGTGATATATTAATGACTATAAGGCAGAAATAATACTGGGTAGTTGAAAAGACTCTTTGTGAAGCGGCTTTTTACCTAAACATGGTAACTGTCTGCTCTGTGTCAGCGCAGTGCGAACACAGATTTGAATGTTCCTGTAAGaccttttaaatgtttaatagaCACAAGGAATCATAGTCATTAAGAAATGAGATTGCGTGGGCGTTTGAATcgagtttgaaatattttaacgactaatcgtgcagctctaattCGAACCCTCAAGTTTTGCTTTTATATAGTGGTATATAGAGTTGTCACTGTAAAACTTAATGAGTACACATCACTGTACTTTTGACTACCTTTCGGAAGTGTTTTGATAACTGGATATTTAAAATCTTTGAAGTAACTCCCATGAGAACAGAATCAACAAACGTTGATCTAGAGTGACGTTGATCTAGCCAGACTGCAGGCgttgcattgcaaaacatctgacctgtatCGAATTTATTACCACATATGGATGTGCAGGGCActgaattaacttttttacttggtagcactggtgctcccaacttcaaaaagttaggagcaccaaaattTTTTTTAGGACcacctaatttctttttagtaatgcgccgatcttgattcttcgtGGTCGATTcagattgcagatgttttacaagcaaatgggctgattctgaaagccttttttatacatttattttacgccttaagcaagggacaagaatgaatgaaaatatgagtacatgaacaagatgttcgttttctctattataggtacagccatttaaattagaggcaacacctgcatttttaaacaatctacagtaaaaaaacaaaaaattatcgacacttctttcttagtcgtgtagacaataaatgcaggcatgatcaaagtaggctactctttcaatattcaaagtacaaatagagaccgaattttttaagcatgatacagagctatagacactacacaacatactaataacagcatcgatattttatgtagcctaatttgcccgcattggggagtcgctctctaaacgcagggtattaaaattgcttttaacGATCACGCGAAACTCTCGACGGCGCGGAgcatgcattctacaatacaagacattactttaacaaaaccatttgaaagtgggaggacacaaacaggattttgaaaagcgtgtccccagtggaaattgcgcccctgcgtgagtggaacgctgccgctgagttatcatttgatgtgaatgtatgctgcgttgtacagtatatattgagacggaggcggcagaattgtatctgacagaacgtacactgtagcacgaaatatagtagatttcttcaaaagcagattgtggagaccttttaattgtccacaatcaaaagagagaacggcgaacctgtcactgtatcagctcacaacagtctgtgcagtagttaggctagcgaaagttttgtaaagaaattaaaccaagtccaacaatttctcgcactcgcacaaatgctctcaaatataatttgaggtcgcgcagattacaTTTTGCGAGCATATGCGCCAAagcggtcgcaatttcgagccctgatgtGGCACAAATCGGATTCCATGCGGTTTGTATTGTTCACACGGTCATGAGaaaaacagatctgagtcacGTGTctgtgagcaaaaaaaaaaaaaaaaaaaaaaaaaaaaaaagaaatcagatttgggcctcatttatttaGCTGCAGTGTGAACATAGCCTAAACGCCGggttttcaaatatatatatatatatatatatatatatatatatatataaatataaatatatatatgtatgtgaaaTATGTAAAGTTCAAAATACATCCAAGAGTTTTACACACCAGTCTGTTATTGTGGGGACATCCCACCGCCCTAAACATGACAcggcaaaaaaacaaaattatcTATCAGTCATATGGCCTCATGAGTGGTCCCTGGTCATTCAAAGCAACTATGGTTCTGAAGGTCTGGAGATGCGAGACGAAGGCAGACGAACATGAGCTTGCAGGGACAGGGTGTAATTGAACTAAATAATTGGAGAAGTCCTGCATACATCATCACAGAGAAGCCTGGGGCCAGTTGCATTAACATAACCACTATGTTAAGACTGTGTCTTAAGAACAAGTTTGACCAACAAGCATTTTGCCAAAAGGTAATTAGTCTTACTTTTCGGATTCAATTAGACTAATTTACCTTTTTGTAACTGACCTTAAAAAGTTATGACCTATattgaagaaaaaataaataaattagatgaCTAAGTTTGTAAGACTAGTCTAAGCAGTTTGCTCAGTCAGCCTTTGGGCTTTTCATTGGAAGGCCCAGTTGTGACATTTCCACTAAACATTATGAGATCTCTCTCTCTTTATGATGTGGTAGTATATCCCAAACATGCATACTCTTCTGTTACATactcaaatgtaaaataaatagtcATACTATTAAATGACATACTTTTAGGGAACAGCTTAAGTAGGGGAATTAATGCAATGTGCAGGGTTTAATTAAAATGACCAAATGTCATTGTAAAAGTACCATCCTCCAAAAGCAGTGTTCATTAGTTCATCTTACAGTAGAAACAAGCATA
It encodes the following:
- the cdv3 gene encoding protein CDV3 homolog, with the protein product MADVAPAGVEKSLDDFFAKRDKKKKKEKGKGKEQATGSAAMAVKKTKKEKEKSTKSENQDAQMEKEDEEWKEFEQKEVDYTGLRLQAMQMSDEKEEEEYEKEEVGEDGEIILVSGDKVSGPWNKSGGPPSAAPVEEVEVPEPKAPGVYRPPGARLTTTKRGPAQGPPEIFSDAQFPSLLSTARHVETRKDREMEKTFEVVKHKSRVREGEGPGSMQQLQLDNQYAILGDK